Proteins from a single region of Paenibacillus sp. BIHB 4019:
- a CDS encoding alpha-glucuronidase family glycosyl hydrolase, translated as MNETARKPKPAESGYHAWLSYNRALPGTQLEQYKQWGGAIVSLEAQETIHAAAAELKLGLEAMLGHSVSTAPNQEQRHIALGTFESLQVRYQSLISEKDIQAAGAEGYVIRTSHADSCLAIGAASPAGVLYGVFHLLRLIGTGASINELDIASTPTNGLRMINHWDNFDGSIERGYAGNSFLYENNRFTEDQERLRDYARMMASVGINAIAINNVNVHQEETLFITPTYLPQVAKLADIFRIYGIRLYLSINFASPIQIGGLATADPLDQSVQAWWNSKASEIYAAIPDFGGFLVKADSENRPGPFTYERDHAEGANMLAQALEPHGGIVIWRCFVYNCKQDWRDRTTDRARAAYDHFKPLDGRFNDNVVLQIKNGPLDFQAREPVSPLFGALEHTNQLIEFQITQEYTGQQRHLCYLVPQWKEILEFNTYAGGEQAPVKRIVDGSTWGNRINGMAAVTNVGADSNWSGHLLAQANLYGYGRLAWNPDLTAEQIASEWIQLALSLDTAVHDIVSGLLMDSWSIYESYTAPLGIGWMVNPNHHYGPNVDGYEYSPWGTYHFADNKGLGVDRTVQTGTGYSAQYMGANAEIYNSLEHCPDELLLFFHHVPYTHVLHSGKTVIQHIYDTHFEGVEQAAQMLTAWSSLQGRMKEGLYTQVEERLREQARHAEEWRDQINTYFLRKSGIEDKHHRKIY; from the coding sequence ATGAATGAAACTGCGAGGAAACCTAAACCAGCGGAAAGCGGCTATCATGCTTGGCTGAGCTATAATAGAGCGCTGCCTGGTACCCAATTGGAGCAATATAAGCAATGGGGCGGCGCAATCGTTTCCTTGGAAGCACAGGAGACGATTCATGCTGCGGCGGCTGAGCTAAAGCTTGGTCTGGAAGCGATGCTGGGCCATTCTGTGTCGACGGCTCCCAATCAGGAGCAGCGTCATATCGCGCTGGGAACGTTCGAATCCTTACAGGTGCGCTATCAAAGCTTAATTAGCGAAAAAGATATTCAGGCCGCAGGCGCGGAAGGGTATGTCATCCGCACGAGCCATGCTGATTCCTGTCTAGCAATCGGCGCCGCCTCGCCGGCAGGCGTGCTTTATGGCGTGTTTCATTTGCTGAGGCTCATAGGCACGGGCGCTTCAATTAATGAGCTTGATATTGCCAGCACTCCGACAAATGGATTGAGAATGATTAATCACTGGGATAATTTCGATGGCAGCATTGAGCGCGGCTATGCCGGGAACTCTTTTTTGTATGAAAATAACCGTTTTACCGAGGATCAGGAGCGGCTGCGCGATTACGCCAGAATGATGGCTTCGGTCGGCATTAATGCGATAGCGATTAACAACGTTAATGTTCATCAGGAGGAGACGCTGTTTATTACGCCAACCTATTTGCCGCAAGTAGCGAAGCTAGCCGATATTTTCCGGATTTATGGCATTCGCTTGTACCTCAGCATCAATTTCGCGAGTCCGATTCAGATCGGCGGGCTTGCGACGGCTGATCCGCTTGATCAGAGTGTGCAAGCTTGGTGGAACAGCAAAGCTTCGGAAATTTACGCAGCCATTCCGGATTTTGGCGGTTTTCTGGTCAAAGCCGACTCTGAAAATCGTCCGGGTCCCTTTACGTATGAGCGCGACCATGCAGAGGGAGCCAATATGCTGGCGCAGGCGCTGGAGCCGCATGGCGGCATCGTGATATGGCGCTGCTTCGTTTACAATTGCAAGCAGGATTGGCGTGACCGTACGACCGATCGTGCGCGGGCGGCGTATGACCACTTTAAACCGCTGGATGGCAGATTCAACGATAATGTTGTGCTGCAAATTAAAAATGGACCGCTTGATTTTCAAGCTAGAGAGCCTGTATCTCCGCTCTTTGGCGCGCTTGAGCACACCAACCAGCTGATTGAATTTCAAATTACGCAGGAGTATACAGGGCAGCAGCGGCATCTGTGCTACCTCGTCCCGCAATGGAAGGAAATATTGGAGTTCAATACGTATGCGGGCGGCGAACAGGCTCCAGTCAAGCGTATTGTCGACGGCTCCACATGGGGCAACCGGATAAACGGGATGGCAGCTGTCACTAATGTAGGAGCAGACTCAAACTGGAGCGGGCATTTGCTGGCTCAAGCTAATTTATACGGCTATGGCAGGCTGGCATGGAACCCGGATTTAACGGCGGAGCAAATAGCGAGTGAGTGGATACAGCTGGCCCTAAGTTTGGATACCGCCGTTCATGATATCGTTAGCGGACTGCTAATGGATTCGTGGAGCATTTATGAGTCATATACGGCACCGCTCGGCATAGGCTGGATGGTCAATCCAAACCATCATTATGGTCCTAATGTCGATGGATATGAATATTCGCCATGGGGAACGTATCATTTTGCAGACAACAAAGGATTAGGCGTTGACCGCACGGTGCAGACCGGAACCGGCTACAGCGCGCAATATATGGGCGCGAATGCCGAAATCTATAATTCACTGGAGCATTGCCCGGATGAGCTGCTGCTGTTCTTCCATCATGTCCCGTATACCCATGTGCTTCATTCTGGTAAAACCGTCATTCAGCATATATATGATACTCACTTTGAAGGGGTGGAGCAGGCGGCGCAAATGCTGACAGCTTGGAGCTCCCTGCAGGGACGAATGAAGGAAGGGCTGTATACGCAGGTTGAAGAGCGTTTGAGGGAGCAGGCTCGGCATGCAGAAGAGTGGCGTGATCAAATCAATACGTACTTCTTGCGCAAAAGCGGGATAGAAGATAAGCACCACCGCAAAATCTATTAA
- a CDS encoding glycoside hydrolase family 52 protein: MANPNQFYNVQHSPIGAFSSFTLGFKGKKGGLASELGKPADQNIYIGMQALNGSIYEAFPFFETAADDSSRYDVEKADSSDKDQQATAKLKAFNDEQISRTLGAGTDTWQAGDVTLRIYSPVRSVPDPAAASPEEMKQAIVPAVFAELTLDNSNGSTARRGFFGYEGSDPYSAMRRLGDTSGGQFAGIGQGRLTAIACDTDDVQSALGFTMEKILDEQYEHNYAFGLGGTGAILMEVPPGEMRTYKFAICFYRDGIVTTGIEASYAYTRYFKNIDSVAAYALQHFQELAESCQQADQWINDSKLSNDQKFMLSHAIHSYYGSTQMLDYDGKALWIVNEGEYRMMNTLDLTVDQLFFELIMNPWTVRNELELFVDRYSYNDQVTFPGGQELYPGGITFTHDVGVANVFSRPQYSAYELAGLDDCFSYMSHEELVNWLCTALVYIEQTKDAEFTANMLPVIRSCFESMLNRDHPVKELRSGLMALDSTRTQGGAEISTYDSLDASLGQSRNNIYMAGKCWAAYVALERLFQAEGLPELSEEAGGQADKCAASITAALTEDGYIPAIIGENNDSRIIPAIEGLVFPLFTGCKEALDPNGRFADYLSSLHRHLTTVLVPGVCLFEDGAWKLSSTSNNSWLSKIYLCQFIAREIMKMPWEESGKLADSAHVAWLLHPELSYWCWSDQVLSGQIVGSKYYPRGVTAILWLYENSADHSLVKSS, encoded by the coding sequence TTGGCTAATCCAAATCAATTTTATAATGTGCAGCACTCGCCAATCGGAGCTTTTTCGAGCTTTACCTTGGGCTTCAAAGGAAAGAAGGGCGGACTTGCTTCCGAATTAGGGAAGCCAGCCGATCAAAACATTTATATCGGCATGCAAGCTTTAAATGGCAGCATTTATGAGGCGTTCCCGTTTTTTGAAACGGCTGCTGACGACAGCTCCAGATATGATGTGGAAAAAGCCGATTCAAGCGATAAGGATCAGCAGGCGACGGCAAAATTGAAAGCGTTTAACGACGAACAAATATCGCGAACGCTGGGCGCAGGCACAGATACGTGGCAGGCGGGTGACGTAACGCTGCGTATTTATTCGCCCGTCCGCTCCGTGCCAGATCCGGCAGCAGCGAGCCCAGAGGAGATGAAGCAGGCGATCGTTCCGGCTGTTTTTGCCGAATTGACGCTGGACAATAGCAACGGGTCCACGGCTAGAAGAGGTTTTTTTGGCTATGAGGGCAGCGATCCCTACAGTGCGATGCGCAGGCTGGGCGATACGAGCGGAGGGCAGTTTGCAGGCATCGGGCAAGGCCGCTTGACGGCTATCGCTTGCGATACGGATGATGTTCAAAGTGCGCTGGGATTTACAATGGAGAAAATTTTGGATGAGCAATACGAGCATAACTATGCTTTTGGCTTGGGCGGAACAGGAGCCATCTTAATGGAGGTACCGCCGGGCGAGATGCGCACGTACAAGTTTGCGATTTGCTTCTATCGCGATGGGATTGTCACAACTGGCATTGAAGCCTCCTATGCGTATACCCGTTATTTTAAAAATATCGACAGCGTCGCTGCGTACGCTTTGCAGCATTTTCAGGAGCTTGCTGAGTCTTGCCAGCAGGCGGATCAATGGATTAATGATTCCAAGCTTTCGAACGATCAAAAATTTATGCTCTCGCACGCTATTCACAGCTATTACGGAAGCACCCAAATGCTGGACTATGATGGCAAAGCGCTATGGATCGTCAATGAAGGCGAATATCGGATGATGAACACGCTGGATTTGACGGTGGATCAGCTGTTCTTTGAATTGATTATGAATCCGTGGACGGTAAGAAACGAATTGGAGTTGTTCGTAGACAGGTACAGCTATAACGATCAGGTTACGTTTCCTGGCGGGCAGGAGCTATATCCCGGCGGTATAACATTTACCCATGATGTCGGGGTGGCGAATGTTTTTTCCCGTCCGCAATATTCGGCCTATGAGCTGGCGGGGCTGGACGACTGCTTCTCTTATATGTCCCATGAAGAGCTGGTCAATTGGCTCTGTACGGCGCTTGTATATATTGAGCAAACGAAGGATGCGGAATTTACAGCCAATATGCTGCCCGTCATTCGCTCCTGCTTTGAGAGCATGCTGAACCGGGATCATCCTGTAAAGGAGCTGCGCAGCGGCCTTATGGCACTGGACAGCACGCGTACGCAGGGAGGCGCTGAAATTTCCACCTATGACAGCTTGGATGCCTCTTTGGGCCAGTCCCGCAACAATATTTATATGGCTGGAAAATGCTGGGCCGCTTACGTGGCGCTGGAGCGCCTGTTCCAAGCCGAAGGCTTGCCAGAATTGTCGGAAGAGGCTGGCGGGCAAGCAGATAAATGTGCGGCGTCCATTACAGCTGCGTTGACAGAGGATGGTTATATTCCTGCTATTATTGGTGAAAACAATGACTCGCGCATCATTCCTGCGATTGAAGGGCTTGTATTCCCGCTATTTACCGGCTGCAAGGAGGCCCTTGATCCGAACGGCAGATTTGCCGATTATTTGAGCAGTCTTCACCGTCACCTGACAACCGTGCTTGTGCCTGGCGTATGCTTGTTTGAGGATGGCGCGTGGAAATTATCTTCGACCAGCAACAATTCATGGCTTAGCAAAATTTATTTATGCCAATTTATTGCCAGAGAAATTATGAAAATGCCGTGGGAGGAGAGCGGAAAGCTTGCCGATTCGGCTCATGTCGCTTGGCTGCTGCATCCCGAGCTTTCGTATTGGTGCTGGAGCGATCAGGTGTTGTCAGGCCAAATCGTTGGCAGCAAATATTACCCTCGCGGCGTAACCGCTATTTTGTGGCTATATGAGAATTCGGCTGACCATTCGCTTGTCAAAAGCAGCTAA
- a CDS encoding AraC family transcriptional regulator — MMAATFIPPILGQCISEAIVPDVKTTINLFGMHLRKVNGQWDYPVHTHPQYEINYVLEGEQLFIVNDRHYIQKAGALMFLQPGAAHASKSGNGEPFTYFCLHFDIDDHMFLSLLSRLDSVLFDTDSNVVQQLRPALNKVIEMSSQLAEHSAAKLTERMRLQSAVFELFGQLWEALSAEADLHSAISYEKVQLAHQIREKLQGLIYQQFKQNAALLDQHYGIDDIAAELGISVSHCNRVFRQVFELSPRVFLSKEMLHEAKVLLHDPQMSISQISAILGYRDISHFSRQFKRWHGASPSEYRRGNKER; from the coding sequence ATGATGGCAGCCACTTTTATACCGCCTATACTTGGACAATGCATTAGCGAAGCTATTGTTCCTGACGTCAAAACAACAATCAACCTGTTTGGCATGCATTTGCGCAAAGTGAATGGACAATGGGATTATCCGGTGCATACCCATCCCCAATATGAGATCAATTATGTGCTTGAGGGCGAGCAATTGTTTATCGTTAATGACCGTCATTATATTCAAAAGGCCGGGGCCCTCATGTTCCTTCAGCCAGGAGCCGCTCATGCCAGTAAAAGTGGTAACGGCGAGCCGTTTACTTATTTTTGCCTGCATTTTGATATCGATGACCACATGTTTTTATCCTTATTAAGTCGCCTCGACTCTGTTCTATTTGACACGGACAGCAATGTCGTCCAGCAATTAAGGCCAGCGCTCAATAAAGTCATCGAAATGTCGAGCCAGCTTGCTGAACATTCCGCTGCCAAGCTTACGGAACGGATGCGCCTCCAATCCGCTGTTTTTGAGCTGTTCGGACAGCTCTGGGAAGCCCTTTCTGCGGAGGCAGACCTCCATTCAGCCATCTCCTATGAGAAAGTCCAGCTGGCGCATCAAATACGCGAAAAGCTGCAGGGACTCATTTACCAGCAATTCAAGCAGAATGCCGCTCTACTAGACCAGCATTACGGCATTGACGACATTGCAGCCGAGCTTGGCATCAGTGTCTCCCACTGCAATCGGGTGTTTCGGCAGGTTTTTGAACTATCGCCGCGCGTGTTTCTCTCCAAGGAGATGCTGCATGAGGCGAAGGTGCTGCTTCACGATCCCCAGATGTCAATCAGCCAAATTTCCGCGATTCTCGGCTATCGCGACATTTCGCATTTTAGCCGGCAGTTCAAGCGCTGGCATGGCGCTTCGCCGAGTGAATACCGTCGGGGGAATAAAGAGAGATGA
- a CDS encoding nucleotidyltransferase domain-containing protein, producing MYTHHKQSLDHFVETLQSDPNLLAVITAGSIAKGTAKETSDIDVYLLVTDQEFEERKKTNALSYTTHEFCNYEDGYIDVKIINMRFLELAAERGSEPTRASFTGSQAYYSIVPGLNEMLTKISIYPEQNRNQNIKDFQAQVLLYGYYFAGEAVKKNNPYLLSQVVSNLVLFGSRIILAHNRILFPCHKSMMAEVEKAPEKPDTFLELCHELLLNPTHEKCMELTELILNFQDLELSSEQAVSLFIQNNEWNWIDQSPPLQDR from the coding sequence ATGTATACGCACCATAAACAATCGCTGGACCATTTCGTAGAAACGCTGCAATCTGATCCAAACCTATTAGCCGTCATAACAGCTGGCTCCATCGCGAAAGGTACGGCCAAGGAAACATCAGATATCGACGTTTATTTGCTTGTAACGGATCAAGAATTTGAAGAACGGAAGAAAACCAACGCGCTCTCTTACACCACTCATGAATTTTGCAATTATGAAGATGGCTATATCGATGTCAAAATCATCAATATGCGGTTTCTGGAGCTGGCGGCCGAGAGAGGCAGCGAGCCGACCCGCGCTTCGTTTACAGGTTCGCAGGCTTACTACTCCATCGTTCCAGGACTGAATGAAATGCTAACCAAAATATCGATATATCCTGAGCAAAATAGAAACCAAAACATTAAAGATTTTCAAGCACAGGTGCTGCTTTACGGTTATTATTTTGCAGGGGAAGCCGTCAAAAAGAATAACCCTTACCTGCTGTCGCAAGTCGTCAGCAATCTGGTGTTATTCGGAAGCCGAATTATATTGGCGCACAACCGCATTTTGTTTCCGTGCCACAAGTCCATGATGGCTGAAGTCGAAAAAGCACCAGAAAAACCGGATACCTTTCTCGAGCTTTGCCATGAGCTGCTGTTAAATCCGACCCATGAAAAATGCATGGAATTAACGGAGCTCATACTGAATTTTCAAGACCTGGAATTATCGTCGGAGCAGGCGGTCAGTCTATTTATTCAGAACAATGAATGGAACTGGATCGATCAGTCCCCTCCCCTGCAAGATAGATAG
- a CDS encoding PLP-dependent aminotransferase family protein, protein MLKVNRDDERPIWQQLLDQAIHNITTGKWPPGELLLPSRELALLIGVSRSTIQIVYEELFSRGYTVTSRRGGTRVSDWTHKTRFMEEVATQGPVTPELPLLNDAVGQLQNWFRGKENRNVEIDFSPHEPYLDQHFQTNWRHSFLQASKETDLASWAYGNPYGFVPLREQIQRYLSLERGVHVHIDQMILTSGAQHSLDLIAQALLNEGETVCVEDPGFPASWMAMKYRRMNVVPIPVDDYGLLIDRIPPQSKLVYVTPSHQCAAGVIMSAPRRQQLLHMAAQHQFWMVEDDYDSEFRYRGDPLPTLFSQQPQNTLYMMSFSKMVAPGIRISAIVGPTEAIRQLAHVHELTYRHLPIMEQLTLAHFIEHGHFMRHMRRVRNVYRRRHEAMTKAIIATGLNKRFKLSGVETGLHMLLEAENSFNEQSATNQALEKGIRVYPLSKYCLESDRKGWVLGFAKVDESAIAAGIHRLAEMLL, encoded by the coding sequence ATGCTCAAAGTTAACCGTGACGACGAACGTCCCATATGGCAGCAGTTGCTTGACCAAGCGATCCATAATATTACAACCGGAAAATGGCCTCCAGGCGAATTGCTGCTGCCTTCTCGCGAACTCGCCCTACTCATTGGTGTCTCTCGGTCAACTATACAGATTGTTTATGAGGAATTATTCAGTCGTGGGTATACGGTTACTTCCCGGCGCGGCGGAACAAGAGTTAGTGACTGGACCCACAAGACCCGTTTTATGGAGGAGGTTGCAACTCAAGGACCCGTTACCCCTGAGTTGCCTTTATTAAACGATGCAGTCGGCCAGTTGCAAAACTGGTTCAGAGGAAAAGAAAATAGAAATGTGGAGATTGATTTCAGCCCGCATGAGCCTTATTTGGATCAACATTTTCAAACAAACTGGAGACACTCGTTTTTACAAGCCTCCAAAGAAACAGACCTGGCCAGCTGGGCTTACGGCAACCCCTATGGTTTCGTGCCGCTGCGCGAGCAGATACAACGTTATTTGTCACTGGAGCGAGGCGTCCACGTTCATATCGATCAAATGATATTAACTTCGGGCGCACAGCATAGTCTGGATTTAATCGCCCAAGCCTTATTAAATGAAGGAGAAACCGTTTGCGTTGAAGATCCCGGCTTCCCCGCTTCATGGATGGCGATGAAATACAGGAGGATGAATGTTGTTCCCATCCCGGTCGACGATTACGGGCTACTAATTGACCGCATTCCTCCTCAATCAAAGCTTGTTTACGTTACGCCTTCCCATCAGTGTGCGGCTGGGGTAATCATGTCGGCGCCCCGCAGACAGCAATTGCTGCATATGGCGGCTCAACATCAATTTTGGATGGTTGAGGACGACTACGATAGCGAGTTCCGATATCGTGGCGACCCGCTCCCAACCTTGTTTAGCCAGCAGCCTCAAAACACGCTGTATATGATGAGTTTTTCCAAAATGGTCGCTCCTGGCATTCGTATATCAGCGATCGTTGGTCCAACAGAGGCCATTCGCCAGCTTGCCCATGTCCATGAATTAACCTATCGCCATCTTCCCATTATGGAGCAATTGACGCTTGCTCATTTTATCGAACATGGGCATTTCATGCGCCATATGAGAAGAGTCAGAAATGTATATCGGCGCAGACACGAAGCCATGACGAAGGCCATCATCGCGACTGGCCTAAACAAACGGTTTAAACTTAGCGGCGTAGAAACAGGATTGCATATGCTTCTTGAAGCTGAAAATTCGTTTAATGAACAATCTGCAACGAACCAAGCGCTCGAAAAAGGCATCCGTGTTTATCCACTTAGCAAGTATTGTTTGGAAAGCGATCGAAAAGGATGGGTGCTAGGCTTTGCTAAAGTAGATGAGTCCGCAATAGCAGCAGGCATTCATCGTCTTGCGGAGATGCTTTTGTAA
- a CDS encoding benzoate/H(+) symporter BenE family transporter has product MNPTSSSLHGRDWISPTIAALISVIVNYGGTFILVFQAAKVAGLSPEMTASWILSISVGVGITGIWLSYRYREPIITAWSTPGVAFLVSVLAITPYEEAIGAYIISALGFIVLGISGMFERFVRLIPSGIASGLLAGILLQFGISAFGGAKADPLLVIVLFAAYVLLKRYTSRYAIVGILVIGLIYLISLEKVDFSTIKLAIASPVFIVPEFSFHALLGVALPLFIITLTGQYMPGMLVLRNDGFKTSANPILIVTGLGSLFAAPFGSHAFNVAAITAAICTGKDAHEDSTKRYIAGIACGIFYMVVGIFGVTLAALFLILPATFIATLAGLALLGTIGSSLAGALTEPKGRETALITFLATAANVTLLGVGGAFWGLVAGLAAHILIHGQIRHKPYRTSGIQQAEQK; this is encoded by the coding sequence ATGAACCCAACATCATCTTCGCTGCACGGCCGTGATTGGATATCGCCCACTATAGCTGCGTTAATATCTGTCATTGTCAACTACGGTGGGACATTTATTCTCGTGTTTCAGGCAGCAAAAGTGGCGGGTCTGAGTCCCGAAATGACCGCTTCATGGATATTGTCGATTTCCGTTGGTGTTGGGATAACAGGTATATGGCTGAGCTATCGATACCGTGAACCGATTATTACAGCTTGGTCAACACCAGGTGTAGCTTTTCTGGTTTCTGTATTAGCGATAACCCCCTATGAGGAAGCAATTGGCGCTTATATCATCTCTGCCTTAGGATTTATTGTTTTAGGTATATCGGGAATGTTCGAAAGGTTCGTCCGGCTGATTCCTTCAGGTATTGCTTCTGGTCTGCTGGCAGGCATTTTACTGCAGTTTGGTATTTCGGCTTTTGGTGGAGCGAAAGCTGATCCTTTGCTGGTCATTGTCTTGTTTGCTGCTTATGTACTATTAAAAAGGTATACGTCCCGTTATGCTATTGTCGGCATTTTAGTAATTGGGCTTATTTATTTAATCAGCTTGGAAAAAGTAGATTTCAGCACGATCAAATTAGCTATTGCGTCGCCGGTATTCATTGTTCCTGAGTTTTCGTTTCATGCTTTATTGGGTGTTGCCTTGCCATTGTTCATTATTACATTGACAGGACAATATATGCCTGGGATGCTAGTCTTGCGAAATGATGGGTTTAAGACGAGTGCGAATCCAATTTTGATCGTAACGGGCTTGGGCTCACTCTTTGCAGCGCCATTTGGCTCGCATGCTTTCAATGTAGCAGCCATTACAGCGGCGATTTGTACAGGTAAAGATGCGCATGAGGATTCAACAAAACGTTACATTGCGGGTATTGCCTGCGGTATTTTTTACATGGTTGTTGGCATATTTGGTGTGACGCTGGCAGCTCTGTTTCTGATTCTTCCAGCTACCTTCATCGCGACGTTAGCGGGGTTGGCATTGCTTGGGACAATTGGCAGCAGCCTTGCGGGCGCTTTAACTGAGCCCAAGGGTCGTGAGACAGCACTGATTACTTTTTTAGCAACGGCTGCAAATGTTACTTTACTTGGTGTTGGCGGTGCATTCTGGGGTCTGGTTGCAGGTTTGGCTGCGCATATATTGATACACGGACAAATTCGCCACAAACCATATAGGACGAGTGGAATACAACAAGCTGAACAAAAATAA
- a CDS encoding pyridoxamine 5'-phosphate oxidase family protein, translated as MDGVRYKIREVLDSDKIEAFLHKARIGHLGMVDGQLPYVVPLNFVWAKGKLYFHGATGGRRNQVMSANPEVCFTVCEEYGTITDPVPAKTDTAYMSVMIFGKAELIDDLDEATYMLQEMLHKYVPGYYNRPLSKQHVDKYRSAIFNSPVQVYRVDPYHITAKENPIEEEKMYKQEK; from the coding sequence ATGGATGGAGTTCGCTACAAGATAAGAGAAGTGTTGGACAGTGACAAGATAGAAGCCTTTCTGCATAAAGCGCGAATTGGCCATCTTGGTATGGTTGATGGTCAACTGCCATATGTTGTTCCGCTTAATTTTGTTTGGGCAAAGGGGAAGCTTTATTTCCATGGAGCCACTGGCGGGAGGCGCAATCAGGTCATGAGTGCGAATCCAGAGGTTTGTTTTACGGTTTGCGAAGAATATGGAACTATTACCGATCCCGTACCAGCTAAGACGGACACGGCATATATGAGTGTTATGATTTTCGGAAAGGCCGAGCTTATAGATGATCTGGACGAAGCGACATATATGCTGCAGGAAATGCTTCATAAATATGTGCCTGGTTACTATAACCGTCCGTTGTCCAAGCAGCATGTAGACAAATATAGGTCTGCTATATTCAATTCCCCTGTTCAAGTATACCGGGTCGATCCTTATCACATAACGGCGAAAGAAAATCCGATCGAGGAAGAGAAGATGTACAAACAAGAAAAATGA
- the glf gene encoding UDP-galactopyranose mutase — protein sequence MNKKYDFLIVGAGLYGAVFAHEVKKAGKTCLIIDKRNHIAGNIYTEQVDDIQVHKYGAHIFHTSNKEIWAYVNQFAVFNRYINSPIANYNGEIYNLPFNMNTFNKMWGVITPDDARKKIEQQRRDNYVEYPQNLEEQAINLVGLDVYNKLIRGYTEKQWGRSCKEIPAFIIRRLPVRFTYDNNYFDDPYQGIPIGGYTSMIERLIKGIEVKLGTDYLIDKVNWDEIADKVVYTGPVDAYFDYKYGVLEYRSLRFETEVLDMPNFQGNAVVNYTDSQTPYTRIIEHKHFEFGTQPKTVISREYSEEWKRGDEPYYPINDSKNSVLYEKYKALTETKTNIIFGGRLGEYKYYDMDKVVETALHKATETLSYMKY from the coding sequence GTGAATAAAAAATATGATTTTCTAATCGTAGGCGCTGGCTTATACGGTGCCGTTTTTGCCCACGAAGTGAAAAAAGCAGGGAAAACATGTTTGATAATCGATAAACGAAACCACATCGCCGGAAATATTTATACCGAACAGGTTGACGATATTCAGGTGCATAAATATGGTGCGCATATTTTTCATACCAGCAACAAGGAGATATGGGCCTATGTAAACCAGTTTGCTGTATTTAATAGATACATTAATAGTCCAATCGCAAATTATAATGGCGAAATTTATAATTTGCCCTTTAATATGAATACATTTAATAAAATGTGGGGTGTGATTACACCGGATGATGCCAGGAAGAAGATAGAACAGCAGCGTAGAGATAATTATGTTGAGTATCCACAAAATTTGGAGGAACAGGCTATCAACCTGGTCGGCCTCGATGTTTATAACAAATTGATTCGCGGCTATACGGAGAAGCAATGGGGTCGCTCTTGCAAAGAGATACCTGCATTCATTATTCGCAGATTGCCTGTAAGGTTTACTTACGACAATAATTACTTCGATGATCCCTATCAAGGTATACCTATTGGCGGTTATACATCAATGATTGAACGATTAATTAAAGGCATTGAAGTGAAATTGGGTACAGACTACCTCATTGATAAAGTGAATTGGGACGAGATTGCCGATAAGGTCGTTTATACAGGCCCGGTCGATGCTTATTTTGACTATAAGTATGGCGTTTTGGAGTATAGAAGCTTAAGGTTTGAAACAGAAGTTTTGGATATGCCTAACTTTCAAGGGAATGCTGTAGTAAATTATACAGATAGCCAAACTCCCTATACTCGTATTATTGAGCATAAGCATTTTGAATTCGGTACTCAACCAAAGACAGTAATCAGCCGTGAATATAGCGAAGAATGGAAACGGGGAGATGAGCCTTATTATCCGATCAATGATAGTAAAAACAGTGTGCTGTATGAAAAGTATAAAGCGCTAACCGAAACTAAAACCAACATTATTTTTGGTGGTCGACTGGGAGAATATAAGTATTATGATATGGATAAAGTTGTAGAAACTGCTTTGCATAAGGCAACCGAGACTTTGAGTTATATGAAGTATTGA